The following are from one region of the Ochotona princeps isolate mOchPri1 chromosome 15, mOchPri1.hap1, whole genome shotgun sequence genome:
- the MGAT3 gene encoding beta-1,4-mannosyl-glycoprotein 4-beta-N-acetylglucosaminyltransferase isoform X1 gives MGSKAQGVACQTSLQVPWMKMRRYKLFLVFCMAGLCLISFLHFFKTLSYVTFPRELASLSPNLVSCFFWNSAPVTPQASAEPAGPDLLRTPLYSHSPLLQPLPPSKAAEELHRVDFVLPEDTTEYFVRTKAGGVCFKPGTKMLEKPSVAAVAAGAAGAAAAGRPEEKPEGAEGAGAAAAAGAAAGTGARRSPRHSLSARERAPRRKWVECVCLPGWHGPSCGVPTVVQYSNLPTKERLVPREVPRRVINAINVNHEFDLLDVRFHELGDVVDAFVVCESNFTAYGEPRPLKFREMLTNGTFEYIRHKVLYVFLDHFPPGGRQDGWIADDYLRTFLTQDGVSRLRNLRPDDVFIIDDADEIPARDGVLFLKLYDGWTEPFAFHMRKSLYGFFWKQPGTLEVVSGCTVDMLRAVYGLDGIRLRRRQYYTMPNFRQYENRTGHILVQWSLGSPLHFAGWHCSWCFTPEGIYFKLVSAQNGDFPRWGDYEDKRDLNYIRSLIRTGGWFDGTRQEYPPADPSEHMYAPKYLLKNYDQFRYLLDNPYTEPRGTVAGASGAGAGGARRGAAAPEARLPAPPPRGRLDATGG, from the coding sequence GATGAAGATGAGGCGCTACAAGCTCTTTCTCGTCTTCTGTATGGCCGGCCTGTGCCTCATCTCCTTCCTGCACTTCTTTAAGACCCTGAGCTATGTCACCTTCCCCCGGGAACTGGCTTCCCTCAGCCCCAACCTGGTGTCCTGCTTCTTCTGGAACAGTGCCCCCGTCACGCCGCAGGCCAGCGCCGAGCCGGCCGGCCCCGACCTGCTGCGTACCCCGCTCTACTCGCACTCGCCCCTGCTGCAGCCGCTGCCGCCCAGCAAGGCTGCAGAGGAGCTGCACCGCGTGGACTTCGTGCTGCCCGAGGACACCACCGAGTACTTCGTGCGCACCAAAGCCGGTGGCGTCTGCTTCAAGCCGGGCACCAAGATGCTGGAGAAGCCATCGGTGGCGGCGGTAGCAGccggggcagctggggcagcggCAGCAGGGCGGCCAGAGGAGAAGCCCGAGGGGGCCGAGGGGgccggggcagcagcagcagcaggtgcagcggcAGGGACAGGGGCGCGGCGCTCGCCACGACACAGCCTGAGCGCACGGGAGCGTGCGCCACGGCGCAAGTGGGTGGAGTGCGTGTGCCTGCCGGGCTGGCACGGGCCCAGCTGCGGCGTGCCCACCGTGGTGCAGTACTCGAACCTGCCCACCAAGGAGCGCCTGGTGCCTCGCGAGGTGCCGCGGCGCGTCATCAACGCCATCAACGTCAATCACGAGTTTGACCTGCTGGACGTGCGCTTCCACGAGCTGGGCGACGTGGTGGACGCCTTCGTGGTGTGCGAGTCCAACTTCACGGCCTATGGCGAGCCGCGGCCGCTCAAGTTCCGTGAAATGCTGACCAACGGCACCTTCGAGTATATCCGCCACAAGGTGCTCTACGTCTTCCTGGACCACTTCCCGCCGGGCGGCCGCCAGGACGGCTGGATCGCGGACGACTACCTGCGCACCTTCCTCACGCAGGACGGCGTGTCTCGCCTGCGCAACCTGCGCCCCGACGACGTCTTCATCATCGACGACGCAGATGAGATCCCTGCGCGCGACGGGGTCCTCTTCCTCAAGCTCTACGACGGCTGGACTGAGCCCTTCGCCTTCCACATGCGCAAGTCGCTCTATGGCTTCTTCTGGAAGCAGCCAGGCACCTTGGAGGTGGTGTCGGGCTGCACGGTGGACATGCTGCGCGCCGTCTACGGCCTGGACGGCATCCGCCTGCGGCGGCGCCAGTACTACACCATGCCCAACTTCCGACAGTACGAGAACCGCACGGGCCACATCTTGGTGCAGTGGTCGCTGGGCAGCCCGCTGCACTTCGCCGGCTGGCATTGCTCCTGGTGCTTCACGCCCGAGGGCATCTACTTCAAGCTCGTGTCGGCCCAGAACGGCGACTTCCCGCGCTGGGGCGACTACGAGGACAAGCGCGACCTCAACTACATCCGCAGCCTCATCCGCACGGGCGGCTGGTTCGACGGCACGCGCCAGGAGTACCCGCCCGCCGACCCCAGCGAGCACATGTACGCACCCAAGTACTTGCTCAAGAACTACGACCAGTTCCGATACTTGCTGGACAACCCCTACACGGAGCCCCGTGGCACGGTGGCGGGGGCGTCAGGGGCCGGAGCCGGGGGTGCTCGGCGGGGTGCTGCAGCGCCCGAGGCCCGGCTGCCCGCGCCGCCACCCCGCGGCAGGTTGGACGCAACGGGAGGCTAA
- the MGAT3 gene encoding beta-1,4-mannosyl-glycoprotein 4-beta-N-acetylglucosaminyltransferase isoform X2, producing the protein MKMRRYKLFLVFCMAGLCLISFLHFFKTLSYVTFPRELASLSPNLVSCFFWNSAPVTPQASAEPAGPDLLRTPLYSHSPLLQPLPPSKAAEELHRVDFVLPEDTTEYFVRTKAGGVCFKPGTKMLEKPSVAAVAAGAAGAAAAGRPEEKPEGAEGAGAAAAAGAAAGTGARRSPRHSLSARERAPRRKWVECVCLPGWHGPSCGVPTVVQYSNLPTKERLVPREVPRRVINAINVNHEFDLLDVRFHELGDVVDAFVVCESNFTAYGEPRPLKFREMLTNGTFEYIRHKVLYVFLDHFPPGGRQDGWIADDYLRTFLTQDGVSRLRNLRPDDVFIIDDADEIPARDGVLFLKLYDGWTEPFAFHMRKSLYGFFWKQPGTLEVVSGCTVDMLRAVYGLDGIRLRRRQYYTMPNFRQYENRTGHILVQWSLGSPLHFAGWHCSWCFTPEGIYFKLVSAQNGDFPRWGDYEDKRDLNYIRSLIRTGGWFDGTRQEYPPADPSEHMYAPKYLLKNYDQFRYLLDNPYTEPRGTVAGASGAGAGGARRGAAAPEARLPAPPPRGRLDATGG; encoded by the coding sequence ATGAAGATGAGGCGCTACAAGCTCTTTCTCGTCTTCTGTATGGCCGGCCTGTGCCTCATCTCCTTCCTGCACTTCTTTAAGACCCTGAGCTATGTCACCTTCCCCCGGGAACTGGCTTCCCTCAGCCCCAACCTGGTGTCCTGCTTCTTCTGGAACAGTGCCCCCGTCACGCCGCAGGCCAGCGCCGAGCCGGCCGGCCCCGACCTGCTGCGTACCCCGCTCTACTCGCACTCGCCCCTGCTGCAGCCGCTGCCGCCCAGCAAGGCTGCAGAGGAGCTGCACCGCGTGGACTTCGTGCTGCCCGAGGACACCACCGAGTACTTCGTGCGCACCAAAGCCGGTGGCGTCTGCTTCAAGCCGGGCACCAAGATGCTGGAGAAGCCATCGGTGGCGGCGGTAGCAGccggggcagctggggcagcggCAGCAGGGCGGCCAGAGGAGAAGCCCGAGGGGGCCGAGGGGgccggggcagcagcagcagcaggtgcagcggcAGGGACAGGGGCGCGGCGCTCGCCACGACACAGCCTGAGCGCACGGGAGCGTGCGCCACGGCGCAAGTGGGTGGAGTGCGTGTGCCTGCCGGGCTGGCACGGGCCCAGCTGCGGCGTGCCCACCGTGGTGCAGTACTCGAACCTGCCCACCAAGGAGCGCCTGGTGCCTCGCGAGGTGCCGCGGCGCGTCATCAACGCCATCAACGTCAATCACGAGTTTGACCTGCTGGACGTGCGCTTCCACGAGCTGGGCGACGTGGTGGACGCCTTCGTGGTGTGCGAGTCCAACTTCACGGCCTATGGCGAGCCGCGGCCGCTCAAGTTCCGTGAAATGCTGACCAACGGCACCTTCGAGTATATCCGCCACAAGGTGCTCTACGTCTTCCTGGACCACTTCCCGCCGGGCGGCCGCCAGGACGGCTGGATCGCGGACGACTACCTGCGCACCTTCCTCACGCAGGACGGCGTGTCTCGCCTGCGCAACCTGCGCCCCGACGACGTCTTCATCATCGACGACGCAGATGAGATCCCTGCGCGCGACGGGGTCCTCTTCCTCAAGCTCTACGACGGCTGGACTGAGCCCTTCGCCTTCCACATGCGCAAGTCGCTCTATGGCTTCTTCTGGAAGCAGCCAGGCACCTTGGAGGTGGTGTCGGGCTGCACGGTGGACATGCTGCGCGCCGTCTACGGCCTGGACGGCATCCGCCTGCGGCGGCGCCAGTACTACACCATGCCCAACTTCCGACAGTACGAGAACCGCACGGGCCACATCTTGGTGCAGTGGTCGCTGGGCAGCCCGCTGCACTTCGCCGGCTGGCATTGCTCCTGGTGCTTCACGCCCGAGGGCATCTACTTCAAGCTCGTGTCGGCCCAGAACGGCGACTTCCCGCGCTGGGGCGACTACGAGGACAAGCGCGACCTCAACTACATCCGCAGCCTCATCCGCACGGGCGGCTGGTTCGACGGCACGCGCCAGGAGTACCCGCCCGCCGACCCCAGCGAGCACATGTACGCACCCAAGTACTTGCTCAAGAACTACGACCAGTTCCGATACTTGCTGGACAACCCCTACACGGAGCCCCGTGGCACGGTGGCGGGGGCGTCAGGGGCCGGAGCCGGGGGTGCTCGGCGGGGTGCTGCAGCGCCCGAGGCCCGGCTGCCCGCGCCGCCACCCCGCGGCAGGTTGGACGCAACGGGAGGCTAA